The following DNA comes from Agromyces mangrovi.
GCCTGGCCCGGGTGGGCGGATGCGTCGGACATGCCACTCACGCTACCCCGGATGCGTCGGCGCGCCCGGGGCTCGGTGGACGGGGGCGTGGTTCGGCGGAGCATCCGATTCGTGGTAGTGTCTTCTCTCGGGCCTGCGGGAGATCGCGGGTTCGCAACACACGCGCGGGTGGCGGAATTGGCAGACGCGCTAGCTTGAGGTGCTAGTGCCCGTATTAGGGCGTGGGGGTTCAAGTCCCCCCTCGCGCACGGTGTGAGAACGGCCGGATCGACAAGATCCGGCCGTTCGTCGTTTCCGGGGTTGTCGTACCCGCGTGCCACCCTCGAGCCCAGCCCTCGAGTCGTCATGAAGTGTCGCTATTCGGTGCCTCGAAGCGACACTTCATGACGACTCGCGGAATGCGGGCGGGGGTGGGACGAGTGGCATCCGCCGCTTGACTCATTCGAACATACGTTCGAACATGGGGTGTGGCACTCACCGCTCCCCTCCGGCCGTCCCGCGTCTCCGCGGGCGAGGCCCGCGAACGCGCCGACGCGCTGCGCGCGCGCATCGCCGACATGCAGTCCACGCGGCTCGAGGGGCGGGCGATCCCCACGCTGCCGGCGCTGCACGACCTGCTGCCGGGCGGGGTGCTGCGCGAGGGCGGCGCGTACGGGGTCGAGGGGTCGACGAGCCTCGTCATGGCGATGCTCGCGGGCGCGTCGGGCGCCGGGTCGTGGTGCGCCGTGGTCGGCGTACCCGGGTTCGGGGCCGAGGCCGCGCGGCTCGCGGGGCTCGACCTCGACCGGCTCGTGCTCGTGCCCGCGCCGGGGCGGCACTGGCTCGCGGTGGTCGCCGCGCTCGTCGACGTGATCCCCGTCGTGGCGGTGCGCCCGCCCGAGCAGGTGGGGGCGACGGATGCCTCGCGGCTCGGAGCCCGGCTGCGCCAACGCCGTGCGGCGCTCGTGGTCGACGGCACCTGGCCGCAGAGCGAGGTGCAGCTGCGGGTCGCCGAGAGCCGGTGGACCGGGCTCGGCGACGGGCACGGTCGGCTCGCCGCGCGCGAGGCGGTCGTCACCGCGTCGGGCCGGGGCGGGTTCGGCCGGGCGAGCACCGCGCGGCTGCTGCTGCCGGGGGTGGGCGCGGCGGCCGAGCGGGTCGACGAGGGCGGTGCGACCGGCGCAGCCGACGGGTTCGACGCGCACGCCGAAGCGGAGCAGGCGCCGCCGCTGCGGAGGGTCGCCGGATGAGCGCCGTGCCCGAGGCATCCGACCCCCGGCGCACCATCGTGGTGTGGTGCCCCGACTGGCCCGTCATCGCGGCCGCGCGCGAGGCCGGACTCTCGCTCGGGTCGCCGCTCGCGCTGGTCGAGAAGGGGCTCGTGTTCGCGTGCTCCGCCGCGGCCCGGCGCGACGGGGTCGCGCGTGGGCTGAAGCTGCGCGAGGCGCAGTACCGCTCCCCGCGCTCGAGCTGCTCGACTACGACGCCGCGCTCGACGCGCGCGCGTTCGAGCCGGTCGTGCGGCAGGTCGAGGAGACCACGCCCGGTGTGCAGCTGCTGCGCCCCGGTGCGCTCGCAGTGCGGGCGCGTGGGCCCGTGCGGTACTACGGCGGCGAGGCCGAGGCCGCCGAGGCGCTGCGGGCCGCGGTGGGCGGGTTCGGGCTGCCGGTGCGGGTGGGCGTCGCCGACGGGCCGTTCGCGGCCGAGCAGGCGGCGCGCGCGACCTCAGATTCCTCGCCGGTGCGGCGCGTCGAGCCGGGCGGGTCGGCCGCGTTCATCGCGCCGCTGCCGGTGGGCGTGCTCGTCGACCCGCGCACCGCGACGCTGCTGCACCGCCTCGGCGTGCGCCGGCTCGGCGAGTTCGCCGCGCTGCCCGCCGACGACGTGCTGCGCCGGTTCGGGCCGACGGGGGCGCTCGCGCACGATCGCGCAGCCGGCCGCGACGGCGCTCGCGTGCTCGCGCGCACGCCACCGCCCGAGTGGGACGAGCAGGTCGAGTTCGAGCCGCCGCTCGACCGCATCGACCAGCTCGCGTTCGCGTTCCGCACCCGGGCCGAGTCGTTCATCGAGCGGCTCACCGCCGCGAAGCTCGTCTGCACCGCCGTGCACGTCGAGATCGTCGACGACGAGGGCGGCGTCTCGGCGCGCGACTGGCTGCACCCGCGCTGGTTCACGCCGGGCGACGTGGTCGACCGCATCCGCTGGCAGCTGCAGGGGTCGGGCAGCGCCGACGCCGGACTGCGCTCGCCGATCGCGCGCGTGCGCGTGCACCCCGAGCGCCTCGACTCCACCGGCAACCACGAGGAGGGGCTCTGGGGCACCGGCCCCGACGAGCGCGTGCACCACGGCCTCACCCGCGTGCAGGGCATGCTCGGGCACGAGGGGGTCGTCACCGCGACCATCGGGGGCGGGCGCATGCTGGCCGACCGCGAGGTGCTCGTGCCGTGGGGCGACCGGCCGCCGGAGGGGGCATCCGACCGCCCCTGGCCCGGGTCGCTGCCGTCGCCGCTGCCCGCCACCGTGTTCCGCGAGCGGGTGCCGGCCGGGCTCGTCGACGCCGACGGGGCCGTGGTCACCGTCGACGAGCGCGGGTCGATCAGCGCGCCGCCCGCTGCCTTCACGGTCGCGGGGCTCGCGCCGGGCGGGCAGCGCCGGGTGCGCGCGTGGGCCGGTCCGTGGCCCGTCGTCGAACGGTGGTGGGACGAGGCGACCGCCCGGCGTGCGCACAGGTTCCAGGTGGTCGACGACGACGGCGCGGCCTGGCTGCTCGTGCGCGACGCCGACGAGTGGCGCGCCGAGGCGAGGTACGACTGATGGGCTGGAACAACCCGCCGATCCCGTGGTCGGAGCTCGAGCGCACCCTGTCGGACGCGAGCCGCCCCGGGCCGCCCCGGCCGATCGCGGACGGCGGCGACGGTCCGGCGTTCTCCCGCAAGCGGCATCCGTACCGCCCGCCCGCCGACGAGGCGGCGGCACCCGAGGCGACGGTGCCGTACGCCGAACTGCACGTGCACTCCGCGTTCAGCTTCCTCGACGGTGCCAGCCAGCCCGAGCGGCTCGTCGAGGAGGCGCACCGGCTCGGTCTCGCAGGCCTCGCCCTGACCGACCACGACGGGTTCTACGGCATCGTGCGCTTCGCCGAGGCCGCCGAGGCGTTCCCCGAGCTCGCGACCGCGTACGGCGCGGAGCTCTCGCTCGGCCTCACCACACCGCAGATGGGCATGGCCGACCCCGAGGGCGACCACCTGCTCGTGCTCGCGCGCGGCGAGGCCGGCTACCACCGGCTCGCGTCGGCGATCACGGCCGGGCAGCTCGCGGGCGGCGAGAAGGGCCGCCCCACCTACGACCTCGACGAGCTCGGCGAGCGGGCGGGCGGCGACTGGGCGGTGCTGAGCGGATGCCGCAAGGGCACCGTGCGCCGTGCGCTCGAGACGGGCGGGGCGGATGCCGCGGGGCGCGAGCTCGAACGCCTGGCCGAGCGCTTCGGGCGTGGCAACGTCTTCGTGGAGCTGTTCGACCACGGGCATCCGGGCGACCAGGACGCCAATGACCTGCTCGCCGGGCTCGCCGCCCGTCACGGCATGCCGGTGCTCGCGACCAACGCGGTGCACTTCGCCACGCCGCCCGAGCACCGGCTCGCCTCCGCCGTCGCCGCCGTGCGCGCGCGCCGCAGCCTCGACGAGCTCGACGGCTGGCTGCCCGCGACCGGCACCGCGCACCTGCGCTCCGGCGCGGAGATGGCCGAGCGCTTCCGGCGCTACCCCGGCGCGGTCTCGCGCACGGTCGAGCTCGCGGGGCAGCTGTCGTTCCGGCTGCGGAGCGCCAGGCCGCGCCTGCCGCGCCAGGAGGTGCCCGAGGGGCACTCGCCCATGAGCTGGCTGCGCGAGCTCGCCTGGCGGGGCGCCGCCGAACGCTACCCGGGCGACCCCGCGCACGTGCGCGCGAGGATCGCGCAGGAGCTCGACGTGATCGAGCAGAAGGACTTCCCCGGCTACTTCCTCATCGTGCACGACATCGTGCGGGAGGCGCGCTCCCGGGGCATCCTCTGCCAGGGCCGCGGATCTGCCGCGAACTCGGCCGTCTGCTACGTGCTCGGCATCACCGCGGTCGACTCGATCTTCTACGAGCTGCCGTTCGAGCGGTTCCTGTCGAGCATGCGCGACGAGGAGCCCGACATCGACGTCGACTTCGACTCCGACCGGCGCGAGGAGGTGATCCAGTACGTCTACGAGAAGTACGGCCGGCAGAACGCCGCGCAGGTCGCGAACGTGATCAGCTACCGGCCGAAGGTCGCGGTGCGCGACATGGCGAAGGCGCTCGGCTACTCCACCGGCCAGCAGGACGCGTGGTCGCGGCAGGTCGAGCGCTGGGGGTCGGTCGTGTCGACCGACGACCACGACATCCCGCAGCCGGTCGTCGAGCTCGCCGAGCAGGTGCTGGGCTTCCCGCGGCACCTCGGCATCCACTCGGGCGGTATGGTGCTCACCGACCGGCCCGTGGGCGAGGTGTGCCCCATCGAGCACGCG
Coding sequences within:
- a CDS encoding error-prone DNA polymerase, coding for MGWNNPPIPWSELERTLSDASRPGPPRPIADGGDGPAFSRKRHPYRPPADEAAAPEATVPYAELHVHSAFSFLDGASQPERLVEEAHRLGLAGLALTDHDGFYGIVRFAEAAEAFPELATAYGAELSLGLTTPQMGMADPEGDHLLVLARGEAGYHRLASAITAGQLAGGEKGRPTYDLDELGERAGGDWAVLSGCRKGTVRRALETGGADAAGRELERLAERFGRGNVFVELFDHGHPGDQDANDLLAGLAARHGMPVLATNAVHFATPPEHRLASAVAAVRARRSLDELDGWLPATGTAHLRSGAEMAERFRRYPGAVSRTVELAGQLSFRLRSARPRLPRQEVPEGHSPMSWLRELAWRGAAERYPGDPAHVRARIAQELDVIEQKDFPGYFLIVHDIVREARSRGILCQGRGSAANSAVCYVLGITAVDSIFYELPFERFLSSMRDEEPDIDVDFDSDRREEVIQYVYEKYGRQNAAQVANVISYRPKVAVRDMAKALGYSTGQQDAWSRQVERWGSVVSTDDHDIPQPVVELAEQVLGFPRHLGIHSGGMVLTDRPVGEVCPIEHARMEKRTVLQWDKDDCAWMGLVKFDLLGLGMLAALQYAIDLVRAATGEEWSLATLPKEEQAVYDMLCRADSIGVFQVESRAQMGTLPRLQPRRFYDLVVEIALIRPGPVQGGAVHPYIRRATGQEEVTYLHPKLEPVLSRTKGVPLFQEQLMQMAVAVGDCTAEDADLLRRAMGSKRGIERIDSLREKLYAGMARNGIDQETADAIYGKIQAFANFGFAESHAISFGLLVYASSWFKLHYPAAFLAALLRAQPMGFYSPQTLTADARRHGVEVLRPDVQRSGAEAVLEPLAGEGLGGSDAARRPATGRDGCLDDVQPPVGPFERSAPDESAAHRRDGAFAVRLGLAEIHSIGDAVAARIVDEREARGLYRDMADVARRVGLDTEQLEALAAAGAFAGFDLDRRQALWLAGEAAQDRPDTLAGSVVVVQPPLLPMLTDAEQVVYDLWATGVSTDDHPIRHVREYLDARGALRIDRLGAAENGRRIEVGGVVTHRQRPATASGITFLNLEDESGTLNVIAGVGVWTRFRRVAREAPAMVVRGVLERSPEGVTNLVADRFESLAVSAANRSRDFR
- a CDS encoding DNA polymerase Y family protein translates to MLRRGPARRGRAWAEAARGAVPLPALELLDYDAALDARAFEPVVRQVEETTPGVQLLRPGALAVRARGPVRYYGGEAEAAEALRAAVGGFGLPVRVGVADGPFAAEQAARATSDSSPVRRVEPGGSAAFIAPLPVGVLVDPRTATLLHRLGVRRLGEFAALPADDVLRRFGPTGALAHDRAAGRDGARVLARTPPPEWDEQVEFEPPLDRIDQLAFAFRTRAESFIERLTAAKLVCTAVHVEIVDDEGGVSARDWLHPRWFTPGDVVDRIRWQLQGSGSADAGLRSPIARVRVHPERLDSTGNHEEGLWGTGPDERVHHGLTRVQGMLGHEGVVTATIGGGRMLADREVLVPWGDRPPEGASDRPWPGSLPSPLPATVFRERVPAGLVDADGAVVTVDERGSISAPPAAFTVAGLAPGGQRRVRAWAGPWPVVERWWDEATARRAHRFQVVDDDGAAWLLVRDADEWRAEARYD